The DNA region CGCCGCCGTCTCGACCATCGGGATCATCAGCGTCTGCGCCCCGATATCGAGCGCCTGCTTGATCAGCCAAGGTTCGCCGACCGGCAGCCTGACGACCGGATGGGCGGGATGACGGGTGACGGCGGCAAGCTGGGCTGCGATGAGCGGAATGTCGTTCGGCCCATGCTCGGCATCGATCAGGATCCAGTCGAAGCCGGCTCCGGCGCAGATTTCCGCCGAATGGGGATTGGCGAGCGCCACCCAGAGCCCGGTCAGCAGATCACCGCCGGATTGGAGGGCGGCCTTGAAGGAATTGACGGGCGCGGGCATGGGCAGTCTCCTGGATTTTTGCTGCAATGTGCTGCACCGGCAGCGTGGCCGACGCGGTCTCGGCTGGTCCCCCGAGAGCTAGCCCCGGAAGGCCGAACCCCGCAAGCCTCAATTCGCGAACGCCGGTACGGCACCAACCTTAGGGCCGGCAGATTGAACCCGACACCTGCCCCGTGATACGGGGACGGCCGATTGCACGAGAGGACGTTTTTGCCATGCTGCCCTGGATCCAGCTCGACACGGCCAAGATACCCGGCGGCGGCGAATTACGCCTGAAGCAACGCGGTACGGAATTCTCCATCATGCTCGGCACCAACGAGCTGATGAACAGCCGGCTCAGCGGCTCGGAAGAGGCGCTCGCCACCCTCGCCTTCGAGCGGATCGCTGATCATAAGCGCCCGCATATCCTGATCGGCGGCCTCGGCATGGGTTTTACGCTGCGCGCAGCCCTTGCCGTCCTGCCTCAGGACGCCAAGGTGACCGTCGCCGAACTGGTGCCCGCCGTCGTCGACTGGGCGCGCGGCCCGATGGCGGAGATTTATCAGGGCAGCCTCGACGACCCGCGCGTGACCATCCATGTCGGCGATGTCGGCGCCTTGATCGCCAAATCCAGGGGCCAGTTCGACGCCATCCTGCTCGATGTCGACAACGGCCCCGACGGCCTGACGCGCGAAGAGAACGACGACCTCTATGCCTATGACGGGATTCGCAAATCGAAGAACGCCCTCACCCGCGGCGGCGTGCTCGGCGTCTGGTCCTCCGGTCCCGACCCGCGCTTCACCCAGCGCCTCAAGGGGTGCGGCTATGTGGTTGAAGAGATTCCGGTCAGGGCCGGCCGGACCGGTCGCGGCAAGAAGCATGTGATCTGGATGGCGAAGGCCTGAGGTTAGCGTTCTTTTAGACAGCAAGTCCCCTCCCCAACCCCTCCCCACAAGGGTGAGGGGCTTTGCGCCGCATCCCGCCTTGAGGTGGAGCAAGAAACATCACCGGATAATCTCCCCATTCGCGGGAAAACGATTTGCCACCGGAGTTGCCCCTTGACTGGCCCCTCGGACGGCCGCCTATCTCCTTAACAAGCGAAGTGAATAATCGCAGATGCTGTCGCCAATTCGAACGACACGAACCGCCAATTGGTGGCAAAGAGGTGAATTGGAGGCGCAGACGGCAGGGCTGGGTTAAGCCCTCCGCCTTGTGGGGAGGGTTTGGGAGGGGACTTGCTTCTCGCCTACCCCCACAACCCACGCGGCGGCACCGACATCACCGCCCCGTCATAGGCAATCGAAGGCTCCCTATCCCGCGCCAAGAGCAGCGGCCCGTCGAGATCGACAAACGCCGCTCCTTGGCCCACCAGAAAAGCCGGTGCCATGGCAAGCGAGGAGCCGACCATGCAGCCGATCATGATCTGAAAACCCGCTTCCACAGCCGCATCGCGCATGAGAAGCGCTTCGGTTAGCCCGCCAGTCTTGTCGAGCTTGATGTTAACAGCATCATACTTGCCCTTGAGGCTCGCCAGCGATGCCGTGTCGTGGCAGCTTTCGTCGGCACAGACAGGCAGGACCCGATCCAGACCGAGAAGCGCCTCGTCATTACCCGCCGGAAACGGCTGCTCGACAAGCTTCACCCCGAGATCGAGGAAAACAGGCGCCAGTGCCTTGTATTGATCGAGGCTCCAGCCCTCATTGGCATCGACGATGATGGCGGCGTTCGGCGCACCCGCCCTGACGGCCCGAATGCGCTCGACATCCCCCTCGCCGCCGAGCTTGACCTTGAGGAGCGGTCGGTGCGCCTCCTTCTCCGCCGCCGCACGCATGCTCTCGGGCGTGCCGAGCGACAGCGTATAGGTGACCGACAGCGGCTTCGGCTCCGGCAACTTCGCAAGTTGCCAGACCGGCTTACCAGCGCGCTTGGCCTCCAGATCCCAGAAGGCGCAGTCCAGCGCATTGCGCGCCGCACCCGGCTTCAGCCGGGTCTGCAGGCCCACCCGATCCAGACCGTCAGCCACCTCCGGAACCAGCGCCGAAAGCACCTGGACGACACTCTCCACCGTCTCGCCGTAACGCGCATAGGGCACGCATTCGCCCTGCCCGACAAACACGCCATCCGTCAGCCGCACCGTCACCACCTTCGCCTCAGTCTTAGAGCCGCGCGAGATGGTAAAGGTGCCGGCGATCGGAAAGCTCTCGGGCGTGACGGTCATCTGGATCGGCATGGCAGGACCTCCGGTGGCGGGGAAAAGGGCAAGTGGCGCCCCGAATCGCCGCTCTTGCATGAACAAGCAATCCTTTCTATATCCGTCAACAATCAGACCGGCAGCGGCCGAGGGCGAAAAGGCCCTGTGAGTTCGGCCAAAATCCCGCAAGTGGGATCATCAACGGTCGCATGAAGCACAGAGACGAAGCCCGTGAACACGCTGGATTTTGACAAGAGACCGGAAGATACGCGCGTTGTCGTCGCCATGTCGGGCGGCGTGGATAGCTCCGTCGTCGCCGGCATCCTGAAGCGCGAGGGTTATGACGTCCTCGGCATCACGCTGCAGCTTTACGACCATGGCGCCGCCGTCCATCGCGCCGGCTCCTGCTGCGCCGGCCAGGACATCGACGATGCCCGCCGCGTCTGCGAAACGCTCGGCATTCCCCATTACGTGCTCGACTACGAACAGCGCTTCCGCGACACCGTGATCAACCCGTTCATGGAAAGTTATGTCGCCGGCGAAACGCCGATCCCCTGTGTCGCCTGCAACCAGACGGTCAAGTTCGCCGATCTCTTGGCGACGGCGAAGGAACTCGGCGCCGATGCGCTGGCGACCGGCCATTACATCCGCTCGAAGTCCGTGCCGCTGCCCAATGACCCCGGCCACCGCGCCCTCTTCCGCCCGATCGACAGCGAGCGCGACCAGAGCTATTTCCTCTTTGCCACCACGCAGGAGCAGATCGACTATCTGCGCTTCCCGCTCGGTGCCATGTCGAAGGCGGAAACGCGCAAGCTCGCCGAAGACATGGGCCTCGTCGTTGCCCAGAAGGCCGACAGCCAGGACATCTGTTTCGTGCCGCAGGGAAAATATGCCGACGTCATCAACAAGCTGAAGCCGAATGCGGCTCTGGCCGGTGAGATCGTGCATCTCGATGGACGCGTACTCGGCAATCACGAAGGCATACTGCATTACACCATCGGCCAGAGGAAGGGATTGGGCGTCGCCACGGGCGAACCGCTCTATGTCATCTATCTCGATGCCCGCTCGCGCCGCGTCATCGTCGGCCCGAAGGAAGCGCTGGAAACCCACCGCGTCTATCTGCGCGACATCAACTGGCTGGGCGACCGCACGCTGGCGGAAGATGCAGCCGACGGCATGCCCTGCTTCGCCAAGGTGCGCTCCACCCGCCCGCCGACACCGGCCGTGCTGCATGCCGACGAAAAGGGTGTTTATATCGATCTCGAAATCGGCGAAGCCGGTGTCGCCCCGGGCCAGGCCTGCGTGCTTTATTCGGCAACCGGTGCCGACGCCCGCGTCTATGGCGGCGGTTTCATCGAGCGGTCCGAACGCTCCGGCACGGCGGAAGCCTCGCTGAAGGCGCTTCTGGCAAGCCCGGTGGCGGCCTGAGCAGGGGGACGTCTGCTGCAGTGGAAAGCACAATCCTTTTTGCTTTCAACGCGCTTGACTTTGATCGGACCCTCGCCTTATAAGCCGCCCATCGCTTCGGACGGCGACGGCTTCAAGGCCCGAATGTTCGATGTGTGGCGGGGTAGCTCAGGTGGTTAGAGCGTGGGATTCATAACCCCAAGGTCGGCGGTTCAAGTCCGCCCCCCGCTACCAAAACTCCAATTTTGACAGACTAGTTTTTGATGGCGTTTGCATGGGCAGTGTCTCCACTGGCGCGAACAGTTCGCAAAACTGGCGACAGCAAACAAATCATTGATTGCAGCAATCACAACCCCTAATATATTTCGGATGGGGAATGTGCATAATGCTGAAAGATGCTTTGGTAGCAATCGAAGTGACCGCAAAAACGATGGTCGCGTCGTACTGTGACTTCACCCAGTCATTGGGCCTAAGCCGGTGTCGAGAATCATGGATTTGGGAGACGGTAAAGGAATACCAAGTCCTGCTGGGCCTTCTCGTATCGGCAGCAAGTGTCGTTGCTTTGATTTGGGCAGAAAACAGAGCCAACAGACGTCATTACGAACTCGTCCGGAAACAAGACAATTCCACAAAATTGATTGTCCAGAGAGCTCTGACGCCTGCCTATGAAGAACTCTGCGAGATAGACGATTGGGCTGCGATACGAATACCTCAGATAATTAAAGATCTTACACAGGACGTGGATGCTTTTGATTACATCGTGAGGGGCACTATTGAAGCAGTTAGCCGGCAACAGTTCCGCGACGCTGAGAAGCTCTTAGACGGGAAGGCGGCAGCGGAATTAAGAAAACTTCGAAGTGCGGCGAATGAAGCGCGAGACGAAATCAGCGACATCTACAATAGCGCCCGAAAAGGTGAGAAAATGTCAGCTGATTTCCAGCAGCGAATGAATATCGTTACGCGAGAAATGGCAACTTCTCGAATTGAGGTCATTGCTGGGCTTGAGAGATTGGCTAAGGCCGAGAAGGTACAACTAATTCGGCCTGCGAACAAATTTAAGCAGTCGCATGATGTGGCGCTCGAAACTACAGGGGAGACAGGCTGAAGCTTGTTCTAATCAGCTGACGATCAGCTATCGCGCCGCCCAAACCAAACCCCGCCGCACAATCTCCCGCATCTGCGGCACCTCGAACTCCGTCGCCTGATGGCCGAGCGAGGAATAGAACACCCTGCCCTGCCCGTGGCGTCGCTTCCAGACGACCGGCATCACGTGGCCGTCGATCCAGGCATCGTGCTCGCCGGTAAAGGTGGTCGTCGCCAGCACCTCGTTATTCGGGTCGACATGCATGTAATACTGCTCGGAGCGATAAGGAAAATCGCCGATGCCGGAGACGAGCGGGTCCTCGGGCTTCACGATATTGACCGTGTAATCATAGATATTGCCGGGATGGGCGACCCACTGGCCGCCGATCATGTATTGATACTGGACGCAGTCGCGAAAGCTGTCGCCCGCCTGCCCGTGGAAGCCGCCGAGGCCGACGCCGCCGCGGATGGCAAGCTCCAGGTTCTCGATCTCCGGCTTTTCGATCTTGGTCATCGTCAGCATCGGCACGATGAGGCTGTAGTCGCGGATAGCAGGGTCGGCAAAAGCCTCCGTGCCCGGCTCGACGCGGACCGAAAAGCCCTCCGCCTCCAGCATGTCGGAGATGAGGGCGGCGCATTGTTCGGGCTGGTGCCCGTCCCAGCCGCCCCAGCAGATCAGAGCCTGACGCATGATGAAATCCTTCTTGAAATAACGAGAGGTCAGCGGCCGAGCAGGCCATCGACGAGGGAATCGGAGAGCGGCGCCGGGCGCTCGACACGGGTGGTGATCGCGACGGTTTCGCCCCGGTCCGAAGCCGTCTGAAAGGCCTCCATGACTTCAAGCACATGCAGCGCGAGATCCCCGTTCGCCCGGTGTGGACGATCCTCAATGATCGCATGCGCCATGTCGGCGAGCCCGAGCGAGCGCCAGTTGCCCTCGGCGTAAGGCAGGCTGACGGGCTTCCCCTGGGCTTCGCCAACGAGCGGCAAAAGGAAGAGGTCACCGCCGAAATGATTGGGATCGGGCACGATCAGGCTCGCCTCCGTGCCGTAGATCTCAAGCGGCGTGTGGCGATGGCCGGCGACGTCGAAGCTCATGGAGATCTGCACCACGGCGCCGTTGGCGAAGGACATCAGTCCCGTGACATGGGTCGGCACATGCACCGGGATCACCTCGCCCCGGCGCGGCTCGCTGCCGATCTTTCTCGTATCGCGCACCTTGGTGGCAAAACCCGCCACCTTCTCGACGGGCCCGAGCAGGTTGACCAGATCGGTGATGTAATACGGCCCCATGTCGAGCATCGGCCCGCCGCCGGCCTCGTAGTAGAAGTCAGGATTGGGATGCCATCGCTCGTGGCCGGGGCACATGAAGTAGGCCGTGCCGCCGATCGGCTGGCCGATCGCGCCATCATCGACCAGTGCGCGCGCCGTCTGATGCGCGCCGCCGAGAAACGTGTCGGGCGCCGAGCCGATGCGGAGCCCCAGAGCCCGCGCCACACTGGACAGGTGCAGCCCCTCGGCAAAGGTGACGCCAAGCGGCTTTTCCGAATAGACGTGTTTGCCGGCTTCCAGCGCCTTAAGCCCCACCGCCACATGCGCCTTCGGCACCGTCAGGTTGAGGATGATGCGGATCTCGGGATCGACATAGAGGTCCTCGATCGAGCGGACCGGAACGTTGAATTCCGCGGCCCGTGCTGCTGCCAGATCCGCATTGAGGTCGGCGACCCCGCAGACCTTCAATATGGGAAACTGCGGCAGGGTTTTCAGATAAGCGCTTGAAATATTGCCGCATCCGATGATGCCGATGCCGACTTGCTGCATGATGGCCGCGTCCTCTCTCCCTGGTCTCTTCTATGCGTCCTGGGACGAAGGTGACTGGATCACCTCTCCTCGCCGTCCCGGCGCAAGAGCCGCAGACTGGTCGCAAATGCGACGAAGGTCAACGCGCATTCGGGCACTTTTCCCGCAGAAGACGCAAGCCTTATCCTATCCCCTGGTCCAGGCCGCCCCCAATCCTGGGGAGGCCAGATCGGGGGTCCGATGGGAAAACCTTTCGTTAAATTTTAGTGAATACAATGACGGGCCAGTAGCGAGGTTTTGTCATGCGTACCGCTCTTTATTCCGCCCTCGGCGTCATGCTGATGCTGTCGGCCTGCGCCAAGCCGCCCTCCCAGACGCGCAACGCCTGCGCGATCTTCGAGCAGCGCGACGGCCTGTTCAACAACTGGCGTCGCGCCGCCGTCTCGGCCGAACGCGAATACGGCGTTCCCGTGCCGATCCTGATGGCGACGATCTATACGGAATCGAGCTTCCGTCATAATGCCAAGCCGCCGCGCAAATGGTATCTCGGCTTCATCCCCGGCAAGCGCGCGTCTTCGGCCTACGGTTATTCCCAGGCGCTCGACGGCACCTGGGACCGCTATCGCCAGGAGACCGGCCGCTGGGGCGCCCGCCGCACCGATTTCGCCGACGCCATCCGCTTCATCGGCTGGTATCACCGCGAGACGGCCGACAAGCTGAAGATCCAGCTCAACGACCCGTACAATCTCTACCTCGCCTATCACTCAGGGCTGACAGGCTATCTGCGCGGCGCCTACAAGAACCGCCCGGAAGCGTTGAAGGGGGCGAAGCGGTTCACCGAGATTACCTATACTTACGCCCGACAGCTGCAGCAGTGCCCGGGGTGAGGGTTTAAGTTCTTTGGGCGCCGGGTTGAAATTGGCCGGTCTGCGTTACCACCCTCTGTCGGCTACGCCGACATCTCCCCCTCAAGGGGGAGATTGCGGTTTGTCCTTGTGACCGCCTGACCAAATTGCGCCCTCGAACGGCACAATCGGTATCGAAGTGGATCTCAACCTCGACCTCAGTGGCAGCCAGATCCGCATCCCCAATCCAATCTCCCCCCTTGAGGGGGAGATGTCCGGCAGGACAGAGGGGAGTGCCCCGCAGAATTTCATTTCCAGCGACCTCCCCCAAACAAAAACCTCCCCGCCGAATCCGATGGGGAGGTTTGAACGACCGGAGCAGATCAAATCAGTTGGCGCTCTGGATCGCCGAGATCTGCCACAACGTGCCGGGACGGCGGACGAAGGTCCAGATCTCGACCGATTCCGAAGGCGTCTTCGGATCGCCCTCGACGACCGCATTGGTCTGACGATCGACCATGTAGTCGACGGCTTCGTAGCGCATCGCGACCGTCGCATATTCGGCCTTCTCTTCGGCCCAGCTCTCGGCAACGTCACCCTGCACGAGGTGAACGTCACGCACGACGTTCTTGACGCCCTTGGTGGCGTTTTCGCTCAGTTCTTCCGCCAGATAGGACATGGCCTCCGGCGTCGTGATCCGGCGCAGCGTGCCATAGTCCTCGGCCGCGAAAGCCGCCTGCATGTCCTTCAGCAACTGCTCGAAGCGCTCAAGGTCGCCCTGGGTGATACCGAGTTCGTCCGGCTGGCCGGGACGGGCCGCAGAAGCCGCTGCCACACCGCCGCTACCGATCTTCGGGATCTGGAAGCTGGAGCGGCCGGCATCGCCCTGGTTGTCGCGGGCAAGACCACCTATGCCAGGGAAACCACCGATGCCGGAATTGCTGCCGGCTCCCGCAGAGGCTGGTTGGCGATTGGCGAAGGCCCGCATGGCAAAACGCACCAGGAAGAAGATCAGCAGACCCTGAAGGAGCAGGCCGATCAAGCCGAAACCGCCGCCAAAGCCGGTGCCCATCAACATGCCGAACAGACCGCCGAGCAGCAGGCCGCCCATCAGGCCACCGGCAAGACCACCGAACAGGCCGCCCGGACGGTTGAACCCTTGTGTCGCTGTCTGGTTAGTGCCCGGCTGGGTCGCATTCGTGCGCGGCGTCATGGTGCGCTCGATCGGCGCTGCTGGTGCGGGCGCCGTGCGGGTGATCGACGGCTGGCTGAAGGTGCGCGTGCCCCGGCTGCCGAAGCCGCCACTGGCGCGACGCGCTTCGGCAAAGTCGACGGCCATCAGCGTCACCATCATCCCGAGCGCCAGCGCCGCAAAAAATTTTCCGTATTGTCGCATGGGGATCTCCCCTCCTCCTCGAACGGTCGTGGCCCAAAGGGCCTTGCAGCCCATATGGAGACCGCCCGACCTCTTTGGAAGGTCGAGCGATCAATTATTGATTGAAATTGAAGTGATCGCGTCAGGCTCTCAGCCAGAACTTGATGATCAGGCCGACGACCGTGATCGTGCCCACGCCCGCCGCCCAAAGGCCGACGAACCAAAGCAGTCGGCTGAGTGTCTCGCGCGTTTGCATCAGTGATAGCCCTCGTCAGGGTTGAGCTTCCCTCGGAAGACCCAATAGGCATAGGCAGTGTAGCACAGGATCATCGGCACCAGCACGACCGCTCCGACGAGCAGGAAGGACAGGCTTGAATCGGGGGCCGCCGCTTCCCAGATCGTCAGCGAGGTCGGCACGATATAGGGATAAAATGAAATCCCGATGCCGGCGTAACCGAGCACAAAAAGCCCCAGTGCCGCCACGAAAGGCTGCACATCGCGGCCATTGCGTAAGCCTGAAACGATCACCCACAGGCAACCGAGCACCATCAGCGGTACGATGAACGAGAAGACGATCGTCGGATAGCCGAACCAGCGATCGAGATAGGCCGGTTCCAGCCAGGGAGTCCAGAGGCTGAACACACCCATGGCGGCGACCGTGGCAAAGGCAAGCCGGAAGGCAAAAACCTTCGCCCGCTCAGCGATCTCGCCCTCCGTTTTCATCACGAGCCAGGTGGCTCCGAGCAGGCCATAACCAATCAACAGGGCAAGACCTGTGGCGATCGAGAACGGGGTCAGCCAGTCCCACCAGCCGCCGGAATAGGCGCGATCGGTGACGGGAATGCCCTGCACCAGCGCACCGAGTGCCACGCCCTGAAAGAATGCCGCAACCACCGACCCGCCGGTGAAGGCCCAGTTCCACAAGTGCTCCGCCCGCTTGGTGCGCCAGCGATATTCGAAAGCGACACCGCGGAAGATGAGCCCGAGCAGCATGAGGATGATCGGCGCATAGATTGCCGGCAGGATCGTCGCATAAGCAAGCGGGAAGACGGCGAGCAGCCCGCCGCCCCCGAGCACCAGCCAGGTCTCGTTGCCATCCCAGACCGGCGCCACCGAATTCATCATCAGGTCCTTCTCGTGCTTCTCCGGGAAGAAGGGGAAGAGGATGCCGATGCCGAGATCGAAGCCATCGAGAATGACATAGGCGAGCACGGCGAAGGCGATGATGCCGGCCCAGATGAAGGGAAGATCAATGGGCATGTTTGCCTCCATGGTGACCGGGTTGGGCGGCCGGCGTGATGCCGGACGAGCGGATCGGGCCATCATCGAGATCCGGCATCGGATCGCGCGGCAGACGGGCCATAAGACGCAAAATGTAGAAGGTGCCCGCACCGAAGACGACGAAATAGACCACGATGAAGGCAATCAACGAGGCGGCAACGGCCGGTGCCGCGATCGGGGAGATGGAGTCAGCCGTGAGCAGATGGCCATAGACCGTATAGGGCTGACGACCGACTTCGGTGGTGATCCAGCCGGCGAGCACCGCCACGAAACCGGACGGGCCCATGACGAGCGCCACGCGATGCAGCCAGTGGTTCTGCAACAGCGTGCCCTTCCAGCGACACCAGAGCGAGAACAGACCGACGCCGAGCATGGCAAAACCGATGGCCACCATGACGCGGAACGACCAGAAGACAATCGCAACCGGCGGCTCCTTGTCATCGGGAACCGTATCCAGGCCATCGAGCGGCGCGTTGAGGTCGTGCTTGAGGATCAGGCTCGACAGCTTGGGGATCTGGATCGCATAGTCGATCCGCTTTTCCTCGGTGTTCGGAATGCCGAACAGGATCAGCGGCGCGCCGCCGGGATGGCTGTCGAAATGGCCCTCCATGGCCATGACCTTGACCGGCTGGTGTTCCAGCGTGTTGAGCCCATGCGCATCGCCAGCGGCGATCTGGATCGGCGCGACGATTGCGGCCATCCACATCGCCATCGAGAACATCACGCCGGCGCGGCGGGGTGCCGTGCCGCGCAGCAGGTGCCAGGCGCCGACCGCACCGACCACGAAGGCGGTGGTCAAATAGGCGGCGATCACCATATGTGTGAGGCGGTAGGGGAAGGACGGATTGAAGACGATCTTCCACCAGTCGACTGGCACGAACTGCCCGACCTCGTTGATGGCGAAACCATCTGGCGTCTGCATCCAGGAATTGACCGAGAGGATCCAGGTCGCCGAGATCAGTGTTCCGATGGCGACCATGGCGGTGGCGAAGAAATGTAAGCCTGGGCCAACTTTCTGCCGACCGAAAAGCATCACACCGAGGAAGCCGGCTTCGAGGAAGAAGGCCGTCAGCACCTCATAGCCCATCAGCGGGCCGATCACCGGCCCAGCCTTGTCAGAGAAGACCGACCAGTTCGTGCCGAATTGATAGGACATCACAATCCCCGACACGACTCCCATCCCGAAGGCGACCGCGAAGATCGTCTTCCAGAAGTCGAAAAGCTCCAGATAAACCTTGTCCTTCTTCCATAGATAAAGGCCTTCGAGCACGGCCAGATAGCTCGCCAGACCGATGGAGAAAGCCGGGAAGATGATGTGGAAGGAAATCGTGAACGCGAACTGGATCCGCGCGAGGATCTGTGCGTCGAAGTTTTCGAACATGATGACTGCATCCTTCGTTTTCGACCCCGCAGCCAAACGGCGCTCGAGGTGACAGAAGTCAAGTATAGCCTTGTACCCCGCGTTCAATGCGACAAGCCGCCATGCGACGGTTCAACGCATCGATTGTTCCTTATATGGGCCCTGCCCATTGTCTCGGTTGTTCCACAAACAAAGACGGCGCGGGTTTGATCCCGCGCCGCAGCGTTTATTCGTCGCGATGGCCGCAGGGCCCCGCCGCTTAATCGACGTTGAATACCAGCGGCTTCGCCTGCTTGACCGCCGGGTTGGCGGTCAACTGGTCGAGCACGGCCTTCTCAACCGGACCGTCGACATAAAGGAGAGCGATCGCGTCGCCGCCTTCCTTGTCGCGACCGAGCTGGAAGTTCGCGATGTTGACCTTGGCATTGCCGAGCGTGGTGCCCATGAAGCCGATCATGCCGGGAACGTCAGTGTTCGAGATGTAGATCATGTTCTGACCGACATCCGCATCCATGTTGATGCCCTTGATCTGGATGAAGCGCGGCTTGCCATCCGAAAAGACCGTGCCGGCGACCGAGCGGGTCTGCTTATCGGTCGTGACCGTGAGCTTGATGTAACCGTCATAGACGCCGGTCTTGTCGCGCTTCACTTCGGCGACGATGACGCCCTTTTCCTTGATCATGATCGGAGCCGAGACCATGTTGACGTCGGCCACCTGCGGGCGGATCAGACCGGCCAGAAGTGCCGAAGTGAGCGCCTTGGTGTTCATGGTCGAGGTGACACCGTCATAGAGGATCTCGATTTCCTTGATCGGATCTTCGGTCATCTGGCCGGCAAACGAGCCGAGCACGTCGGCAAGACGGATGAACGGCTTCAGGATCGGCGCTTCCTCGGCCGTGATCGACGGCATATTGATGGCGTTCGAAACCGCACCCTTGACCAGATAATCCGACATCTGCTCGGCGACCTGCAGGGCGACGTTTTCCTGGGCTTCCGTGGTGGAAGCGCCGAGATGCGGCGTGCAGACGACATTGGGAAGGCCGAACAGCGGGCTTTCCTTGGCCGGTTCGACCTCGAAGACGTCGAAACCGGCACCAGCGACGTGGCCGGACTTGATCGCTTCGGCGAGTGCCGCCTCATCGACGAGACCACCACGGGCGCAGTTGATGATGCGCACGCCCGGCTTCGTCTTGGCGATGTTTTCCTTGCCCAGGATGCCGCGGGTCTTGTCGGTCATCGGCACATGCAGGGTGATGAAATCGGCGCGCGGCAGCAGCTCGTCGAGCTCGACCTTTTCGACGCCCATTTCCTGGGCGCGTTCGGCCGACAGGAAGGGGTCATAGGCAATCACATGCATGCCAAGGCCGATGGCCTTCTTGCAGACAATGCCGCCGATATTGCCGGCACCGATGACGCCGAGCGTCTTGCCGGTGATTTCGACACCCATGAACTTCGACTTCTCCCACTTGCCGGCCTGGGTCGAGGCATCCGCCTGCGGCAGCTGGCGGGCAACGGCAAACATCAGGGCAATC from Rhizobium glycinendophyticum includes:
- a CDS encoding cytochrome ubiquinol oxidase subunit I, with translation MFENFDAQILARIQFAFTISFHIIFPAFSIGLASYLAVLEGLYLWKKDKVYLELFDFWKTIFAVAFGMGVVSGIVMSYQFGTNWSVFSDKAGPVIGPLMGYEVLTAFFLEAGFLGVMLFGRQKVGPGLHFFATAMVAIGTLISATWILSVNSWMQTPDGFAINEVGQFVPVDWWKIVFNPSFPYRLTHMVIAAYLTTAFVVGAVGAWHLLRGTAPRRAGVMFSMAMWMAAIVAPIQIAAGDAHGLNTLEHQPVKVMAMEGHFDSHPGGAPLILFGIPNTEEKRIDYAIQIPKLSSLILKHDLNAPLDGLDTVPDDKEPPVAIVFWSFRVMVAIGFAMLGVGLFSLWCRWKGTLLQNHWLHRVALVMGPSGFVAVLAGWITTEVGRQPYTVYGHLLTADSISPIAAPAVAASLIAFIVVYFVVFGAGTFYILRLMARLPRDPMPDLDDGPIRSSGITPAAQPGHHGGKHAH
- the serA gene encoding phosphoglycerate dehydrogenase; protein product: MAPRVLVSDELSETAVQIFRDRGVDVDFQPQLGKDKDKLAEIIGNYDGLAIRSATKATEKLIAAATNLKVIGRAGIGVDNVDIPAASKRGIIVMNTPFGNSITTAEHAIALMFAVARQLPQADASTQAGKWEKSKFMGVEITGKTLGVIGAGNIGGIVCKKAIGLGMHVIAYDPFLSAERAQEMGVEKVELDELLPRADFITLHVPMTDKTRGILGKENIAKTKPGVRIINCARGGLVDEAALAEAIKSGHVAGAGFDVFEVEPAKESPLFGLPNVVCTPHLGASTTEAQENVALQVAEQMSDYLVKGAVSNAINMPSITAEEAPILKPFIRLADVLGSFAGQMTEDPIKEIEILYDGVTSTMNTKALTSALLAGLIRPQVADVNMVSAPIMIKEKGVIVAEVKRDKTGVYDGYIKLTVTTDKQTRSVAGTVFSDGKPRFIQIKGINMDADVGQNMIYISNTDVPGMIGFMGTTLGNAKVNIANFQLGRDKEGGDAIALLYVDGPVEKAVLDQLTANPAVKQAKPLVFNVD